The following is a genomic window from Photobacterium sp. GJ3.
ATCGTTGCCGCAGTCATCGCAGTCAGTGATGGCAGCACCTGATACCAGATGGCGTAGCCAATCCCGGAAGCAATCGCACCAGATAGCACAGCATATAAGATGCCAGAACCATCAAAACGCATGTCACCCGCCAGAAACCAGCACAATACTGCCAGTGGGACCGCCCGGAGGAAGTTACCGGCAGTCGTTTGCAGTGGGTTTGAACTGCCCTTTCCCCACAAGGTATATAATCCCCACGAAACACCGGCAATCGCCATCAGTATGGCGCCATCCCAGGCGGGTGCAGAGACGCCAGGCAGCAACAAAACAACCAAACCACCGAGCGCAAGCGCACCCCCCGCCAGCTGCACCAATGTAAAATGCTCACCCCGGCACCATCCTGCCGTCATCAGGGTGATTTGAACGGCAGCAAAGAGTAACAATGCGCCGGTGGCAGCGGTGAGACTCTGGTAAGCAAATGAAAAGCCAGCGGCATAGATAAACAATGCTGCAGCCGACGGCCAGTGACCGATGCGGGCGATGAATCGAGGATTGATTCCGGATTGCACAGAAAGAATCAGCCACAAAAACAATGCGCCTGAAGCGATTCGAAGAAGCGTAAAACTGGCCGGGTCGATTTGCGTTTCGGATAAGGCGACCCGGTTCAGCAGCGAGTTCGCAGCAAAGAACAACATGGCCAGAGAGGTAAGTAGCAACACCTTCAGGGATGTATTCATCCTCGCCTCTCTGCCCTGCATCATTTAAGGTGTGTCCTCAAGATGATCTGTGGCCGGCAAGGCATGCCAGACAGCCTTCACCAGTGTCGCGAGCGGAATGGCAAAAAAGACGCCCCAGAACCCCCACAATCCACCAAAGACCAGCACGGAGACAATGATGGCCACCGGATGCAGGTTCACCGCTTCCGAGAACAGCACAGGCACAAGCACATTACCATCCAGCGCCTGAATGATGCCGTAAGCCACCAGCAGCCACCAGAAATCCGGGCTCAGCCCCCACTGGAACAGCCCGACCATGGCAACCGGCACCGTCACAGCCGCGGCACCGATATAAGGGATCAGCACCGAGAAACCAACCAGCACCGCCAGCAGCAACGAGTACCGCAAATCAAGCAATGCAAAGGTAATATAGCTGGCAATACCAACGATAATGATTTCGGTCACTTTGCCACGAATATAGTTGGAGATCTGCTCATTCATTTCGGCGCCAACTTTACTGGCAAGACGGCGATTTCGCGGCAACAGACGGCCAAGCGTCGCCATCATTTCCTCTTTGTCTTTCAGCAGGAAGAACACCAGCAGCGGCACCAGGATCAGATAAACGGCCAACGTCGCCAGGCTCAGCAACGAAGCGACAGACCCCTTCAGCGCGGTTTCGCCCATACCCAGTACTTTTTCGCGCAGACTGTTCATCACTGTGGTGATCTGCTCTGGCTGAACCAGTTCCGGATAACGTTCCGGCAGGCTGGAGACATAACGCTGCAGGTCATTGAACATACTGGGCACATCAGACAACAGGTTCGTAACCTGATGCCAGATCACCGGGATCAGGCCAAACACCGCCATCACCATCAGCCCGGAAAACAGCAGCAGTACCAGAGTGACAGCAAGGGTACGGGGCACCCGGAGCCGTGTCAGGTACATCACCGGCCATTCCAGCAGGTAAGCCAGCACGATGGCTGCAAGCAGGGGTGCAATCAGGTTGCCGAAAAAGTAAATGGTGATGAAACCCACCAAGAGGATCGCCACCAAACTGACCGCGTGCGGGTCAGAAAATCTGCGCTGATACCAGCGACTTATCATTTCCAGCATAAATGCGTCACAACCTTTTAGTTACGGTAATCACAAATAACCGTGAATTATCTGTCTGAACAAGCACCTCATAGCCCTGATTCAGCAGATAGCGGGGTATATCCTGTCGGGCGCCGGCATCACAGATTCGGAGCTCCAGAGACTGCCCAGACGCCAGTTCACGACACCCTCTCTTGGCCAGCAAAAGCGCCATCGGACAACGGGTTTGGGTTAAATCCAGAGCAGGTATTTCCATTCTTATGCACAGGCGGTTATTATCCAACAGGTTATTGTAAATAACATGATGACGACAAGAAAGAAACAGCGCAGAACTTTTGTTGTCATATCAAGTGTGACACCGACAAATGCAGCCGTCTTTTTGCTGCAATCGAGATTACAACGACACGGAATAAAGGCGACCACCATTTCTATGCTTCGATTTGTCAAAAAGCCAGTTTGTTTGCTGCTCTGTGCTTTGCTGAGCACCCCGACGATGTCCTGGGCCGATGCCTCGCTGGAAGATCTGCCTGAAATCGGCACGACTGCAGCCGCTACGCTGACCATCGAAAAAGAGCTGGAATACGGCGATGCGTATATGCGGATGCTGCGCGCCAGTAAACCCATCATTCATGACCCGTTGTTGTCTGAATATGTTCAGAACCTGGGCCATCAATTAGTGGCCAATGCACAGGATGTCCGCACGCCGTTCGAGTTTTTTCTGATCCAGAACCGCGAAGTCAACGCATTTGCATTCTTTGGCGGACATGTCGCACTACATTCCGGACTTTTCCTTCATGCGCAAAGTGAAAGTGAACTGGCTTCCGTAGTCGCGCACGAAATTGCGCACATCACGCAGCGCCATCTGGCCCGGAGCATGGAAGATCAGGCGAAGAAATCTCCGGCAACCATGGCCGCACTCATCGGCTCGCTGATGCTGGCCATTGCATCCCCCGAAGCTGGCATTGCTGCGATTCAAGCCACCACAGCCGCTTCAGTGCAAGGGCAAATCAATTACACCCGCAGTAACGAAATGGAAGCGGATCGGATCGGGATTGCAACACTGGCAAAATCTGGTTTCGATGTTCAGGCCATGCCAACTTTCTTTGGTCGTCTGGCCGATCAGTACCGCTATGCCAGCACGCCGCCAGCCATGCTGCTGACGCACCCCCTCCCCGAATCCCGAATTTCCGATACCCGAAGCCGTGCGGCACAATATCCGCCGCGCCGGGTGCCAATCTCTGAAACCTACTTGCTGGCACAGGCTCGCATCATTGCGCGATACGCCAATTTAGACAGCCGCAATGCAATGGACTGGTTAAACAGAAAAGGTAAAAATGCCAGCGGTGCGGAAAAAATGGCCGTCGATTACGGGAAAGCACTGGTTCTGATGGACAGCGGAAAATACGACGAAGCATCCGATTTACTGACGCCTCTCCTGTCGGCAGAGCCGGGCAATCGCTTTTTTATTGATTCGGCAACCGATCTGGATCTGTTCCAGAAACGCTATGACAGTGCCATCAACCGATTACAGCAGGCGCTCAAGTCAAACCCGGCCAATGCCGTGCTCAGACTGAATCTGGCCCATGCTTTTCTGGAAGCTGGCCGGGCTCAGGACGGCCTGTCTATCCTGAGTCGTTACAGCTACGACAACCCCAATGATGTGAATGGCTGGAGCATGATGGCTGAAGCCTATGCCACCATCGGACGCCGCGACGGCGAGCTGGCTGCCCGAGCCGAACTCATGGCACTGCGTGGCGACTGGGAAAAAGCGATTCAGAACTACATTCAGGCCAGCCAGATGGTCAAAGTCGGCTCGCTGGATCAGGCCCGATATGATGCCCGGATCGATCAGCTGCGGTTGGCGCGGGCCCGTTTTGCGGATTTATAAACCGCACGCGCCGCGTAAAACGGAGCCAGCTAACACTCTCACAGGAATTGCTTTTTCTGTCTTCCGACTGTCCACTACAATATCAGACATTTAGCCCGTCGCTTCCGGCGGGCATGATGATTCCGATCCGCTCAGGAGAACTTTATGCCGATTACGATTTACCACAATCCACGCTGCTCAAAAAGCCGCGAAACGCTGAACCTGCTCGAAAATCAGGGCATTGCTCCGGAAGTCATTCAATACCTGAACGACACACCAACGGCTGCTCAGCTGGCTGAATTACAACGGAAACTCGGGTTTGATTCTGCCCGTCAGATGATGCGGACCAAAGAAGACCTCTATAAATCCCTGAATCTGGGCGATGCGTCTGTCTCAGAGCAGGATCTGCTGGATGCCATGGCAGCCAACCCGAAACTGATTGAGCGCCCGATTGTTGTGAATGGTGACAAAGCCGCACTGGGCCGCCCTCCCGAGCAAGTGCTGGATATTCTGTAATGCATCAGATTCTGGTGCTTTATTACAGCCGTCATGGCAGTACCCGCCAGCTCGCCCGCCAGATTGCCCGGGGGATAGCTCAGATCCCCGGCTGTGAAGCGGTGCTCAGAACCGTGCCGGACATTGACGACCATGCCCAGCTGATGTCCCAGCCTTCCGGCGACCCTTTCGTCACGCAATCGGATCTGGAAAATTGCGCGGGTCTGGCGCTTGGCAGCCCGGTTCGGTTCGGGAACATGGCTGCCCCGCTGAAGCATTTTATCGACAGTACCAGCGCGCAGTGGTTATCAGGGACCCTGATTGGAAAACCCGCCTGTGTCTTTACCGCTTCCTCTTCCATGCATGGTGGCCAGGAAACGACGCTGCAATCGATGATGCTGCCGTTATTGCATCATGGCATGCTGGTGCTGGGGCTGCCTTATTCTGAACCCTTGCTGCACACCACCCAGTCTGGTGGAACGCCCTACGGCGCTTCACATCTGAATCAGAATGATGGCCTGACGCAGGAAGAATCTACACTGGCACAGGCACTCGGCAAAAGACTGGCACAAACCGCCAGACTGCTTGATCCCTAAGTGATGCACTGTGCACTGCCACAGTTAAGGAAACAATCATGAAACCAATGAGCCAGACCACGCAGAATCTGCGCTATTTTGCCCTGACCGCCAACCTGTCCCTGCTGCTTTGGGTCGTGCTGTGGCAAAGCGTGATTTCGCCGCACCCACACCTGAACAACTATGTGGTTGCGGGGATGTGGAGTTTGCCTTTACTGCTGCCTTTGAAAGGCATGTTGGAAGGAAAGCCCTATACCCACGCCTGGGCGAACTTCATCCTGATGTTCTATTTTCTGCATGCACTGACATTGCTTTGGACCGATGGCGGGGAACGCTGGCTGGCGCTGGTTGAACTGGGCCTGACGACTGCAGCCTTCTTCGGCAATATTTTATTTGCCAGGGCCAGAGGGCGCGAACTGGGCAATCAACTGAAAAAGCTGTCCCAGGTTGAGCGTGAAGAGCGAGAAGCTCACGGTGACAAGTAATACCAATCG
Proteins encoded in this region:
- a CDS encoding DMT family transporter; translation: MNTSLKVLLLTSLAMLFFAANSLLNRVALSETQIDPASFTLLRIASGALFLWLILSVQSGINPRFIARIGHWPSAAALFIYAAGFSFAYQSLTAATGALLLFAAVQITLMTAGWCRGEHFTLVQLAGGALALGGLVVLLLPGVSAPAWDGAILMAIAGVSWGLYTLWGKGSSNPLQTTAGNFLRAVPLAVLCWFLAGDMRFDGSGILYAVLSGAIASGIGYAIWYQVLPSLTAMTAATIQLSVPVLAALGGVLFLSEAVSFRLLMASFAILGGIALVLRFKSVPRQQ
- a CDS encoding AI-2E family transporter, which codes for MLEMISRWYQRRFSDPHAVSLVAILLVGFITIYFFGNLIAPLLAAIVLAYLLEWPVMYLTRLRVPRTLAVTLVLLLFSGLMVMAVFGLIPVIWHQVTNLLSDVPSMFNDLQRYVSSLPERYPELVQPEQITTVMNSLREKVLGMGETALKGSVASLLSLATLAVYLILVPLLVFFLLKDKEEMMATLGRLLPRNRRLASKVGAEMNEQISNYIRGKVTEIIIVGIASYITFALLDLRYSLLLAVLVGFSVLIPYIGAAAVTVPVAMVGLFQWGLSPDFWWLLVAYGIIQALDGNVLVPVLFSEAVNLHPVAIIVSVLVFGGLWGFWGVFFAIPLATLVKAVWHALPATDHLEDTP
- a CDS encoding sulfurtransferase TusA family protein gives rise to the protein MEIPALDLTQTRCPMALLLAKRGCRELASGQSLELRICDAGARQDIPRYLLNQGYEVLVQTDNSRLFVITVTKRL
- a CDS encoding M48 family metallopeptidase; the protein is MLRFVKKPVCLLLCALLSTPTMSWADASLEDLPEIGTTAAATLTIEKELEYGDAYMRMLRASKPIIHDPLLSEYVQNLGHQLVANAQDVRTPFEFFLIQNREVNAFAFFGGHVALHSGLFLHAQSESELASVVAHEIAHITQRHLARSMEDQAKKSPATMAALIGSLMLAIASPEAGIAAIQATTAASVQGQINYTRSNEMEADRIGIATLAKSGFDVQAMPTFFGRLADQYRYASTPPAMLLTHPLPESRISDTRSRAAQYPPRRVPISETYLLAQARIIARYANLDSRNAMDWLNRKGKNASGAEKMAVDYGKALVLMDSGKYDEASDLLTPLLSAEPGNRFFIDSATDLDLFQKRYDSAINRLQQALKSNPANAVLRLNLAHAFLEAGRAQDGLSILSRYSYDNPNDVNGWSMMAEAYATIGRRDGELAARAELMALRGDWEKAIQNYIQASQMVKVGSLDQARYDARIDQLRLARARFADL
- the arsC gene encoding arsenate reductase (glutaredoxin) (This arsenate reductase requires both glutathione and glutaredoxin to convert arsenate to arsenite, after which the efflux transporter formed by ArsA and ArsB can extrude the arsenite from the cell, providing resistance.), producing MPITIYHNPRCSKSRETLNLLENQGIAPEVIQYLNDTPTAAQLAELQRKLGFDSARQMMRTKEDLYKSLNLGDASVSEQDLLDAMAANPKLIERPIVVNGDKAALGRPPEQVLDIL
- the wrbA gene encoding NAD(P)H:quinone oxidoreductase, encoding MHQILVLYYSRHGSTRQLARQIARGIAQIPGCEAVLRTVPDIDDHAQLMSQPSGDPFVTQSDLENCAGLALGSPVRFGNMAAPLKHFIDSTSAQWLSGTLIGKPACVFTASSSMHGGQETTLQSMMLPLLHHGMLVLGLPYSEPLLHTTQSGGTPYGASHLNQNDGLTQEESTLAQALGKRLAQTARLLDP
- a CDS encoding DUF2069 domain-containing protein, which gives rise to MKPMSQTTQNLRYFALTANLSLLLWVVLWQSVISPHPHLNNYVVAGMWSLPLLLPLKGMLEGKPYTHAWANFILMFYFLHALTLLWTDGGERWLALVELGLTTAAFFGNILFARARGRELGNQLKKLSQVEREEREAHGDK